CACCCATCTTCAGCGCCTTGTCCTTTTCTGCTTCCGGCTTAATAAGCCAACCACGACCATACGATTCGTAAATACCGCCGCTAAACATACCCGGAGGCGCTACTTCCGCCTGCCAGCCGGTGATCTTTGTACCCTCGATGGAGGAATGGAAGAACACGCCGCTGTTGCCATTGGCTTCCTGTTTAAATTCTACGGTGAGTTCAAAGTCTTTGAATTTCTTGTCGGTAGCGAGGTAGCCGTACTGTTTATCGGGTCCGCTCTCGCAGATGAGCTCTCCGTTTTCTACGTACCATTTTTCGGTACCGTACACCTGCCAACCTTTGAGGTCCTTTCCGTTAAAAAGTGATTGTTTCTTCTGGGCCTGCATGGCTCCGCTAAACAGCATAAACGCTGCAAACAGCAATGACGTGAGTTTCATACTATAAACTGATTTTTTGGAAAGGGTAAGATAGCAAATCTGCCGGAGAAATGGCAGGGAGAATGACGGGCGCGACGGTCGTAAGATGCAAAAAACAGCCTTTTCGCTAATCAATTGATAATCAACATATCTTATT
This genomic interval from Chitinophaga horti contains the following:
- a CDS encoding 3-keto-disaccharide hydrolase — protein: MKLTSLLFAAFMLFSGAMQAQKKQSLFNGKDLKGWQVYGTEKWYVENGELICESGPDKQYGYLATDKKFKDFELTVEFKQEANGNSGVFFHSSIEGTKITGWQAEVAPPGMFSGGIYESYGRGWLIKPEAEKDKALKMGEWNTMKVRVKGNNVTTWINGQEMITLDDEKIGSRDGQIALQIHSGGGIKVKWRKLYITELK